In Jaculus jaculus isolate mJacJac1 chromosome 11, mJacJac1.mat.Y.cur, whole genome shotgun sequence, the following proteins share a genomic window:
- the Bicdl2 gene encoding BICD family-like cargo adapter 2, with the protein MTSPGGSSFAPGMLSGGTSPSGDEGFFPFVLERRDSFLGGGPGPQEPEDLALQLQQKEKDLLLAAELGKMLLERNEELRRQLETLSAQHSEHEERLQQENHELRRGLAARGAEWEARAVELEGDVEALRAQLGEQRSEQQDSGRERARALSELSEQNLRLSQQLAQASRTEQELQQELDTVRGQCQSQALAGAELRARLESLQAENQMLQSRRQDLEAQIRGLREEVDKGQGRLRTTHEELLLLRREKKEHTLELERARFEAAEALGALQRLRRHVSELEEESRLQDADVSGASLQLEIAHSLDGDQDHTTNGYRDPQTMSTETQEASSPQPSPQEESMESPKKRASLSSVEILEEKAAEVARLRDEITLQQTELQTLRDELQRQKELRAQDDPGEALSSALSDRDEAVTKALELSLELGRVSLERDSLSRELMRTIRQKVALTQELEAWQDDMQVVIGQQLRSQRQKELNEAAAAPRRAKTRFSLRVGPGPTGGFLSNFFRRT; encoded by the exons ATGACCTCCCCGGGTGGGTCAAGCTTTGCCCCTGGAATGCTCTCAGGGGGCACCTCCCCCAGCGGTGATGAGGGcttctttccctttgtgctggagCGGCGGGACTCATTTCTGGGAGGGGGCCCAGGGCCCCAGGAGCCCGAGGACCTGGCTCTGCAGCTGCAGCAGAAGGAGAAGGACCTGCTGttggcagcagaacttggcaaGATGCTTCTGGAGCGCAACGAGGAGCTGCGACGGCAGCTGGAGACGCTGAGTGCCCAGCACTCGGAGCACGAGGAA AGGCTTCAGCAAGAGAATCATGAGCTCCGCAGGGGCCTGGCAGCCCGGGGTGCTGAGTGGGAGGCCAGAGCCGTGGAGCTAGAGGGGGACGTGGAGGCTCTTCGAGCCCAGCTGGGGGAACAGCGCTCGGAACAGCAGGACAGCGGGCGAGAGCGTGCGCGGGCCCTCAGTGAACTCAGCGAGCAAAACCTCCGGCTCAGTCAGCAGCTGGCCCAG GCCTCGCGGACTGAACAGGAACTTCAGCAAGAGCTGGATACCGTTCGAGGGCAGTGCCAGTCCCAGGCCCTGGCTGGGGCAGAGCTGAGGGCCAGGCTGGAGAGTCTGCAGGCTGAG AACCAGATGCTGCAGAGTCGCCGGCAGGATCTGGAGGCCCAGATCCGCGGCCTTCGAGAGGAGGTGGACAAGGGCCAGGGCAGGCTGCGGACCACCCACgaggagctgctgctgcttcGCAGAGAGAAGAAGGAGCATACGCTGGAG CTGGAGCGCGCGCGCTTCGAGGCCGCCGAGGCCCTGGGCGCACTGCAGAGGCTGCGGCGGCACGTCTCGGAGCTGGAGGAGGAGTCGCGGCTCCAAGACGCCGACGTTTCGGGTGCCTCTCTGCAGTTGGAGATCGCCCACAGCCTCGATGGTGACCAAGACCACACCACCAATGGGTACCGAGACCCCCAG ACCATGTCCACAGAGACCCAAGAGGCGTCTAGCCCCCAGCCTTCACCCCAGGAGGAGAGCATGGAATCCCCCAAGAAGCGAGCATCCCTGAGCTCAGTGGAGATACTGGAGGAGAAAGCAGCGGAGGTGGCCAGGCTGCGGGATGAG ATCACGCTGCAGCAGACCGAGCTGCAGACCCTGCGGGACGAGCTGCAAAGACAGAAGGAGCTGCGGGCGCAGGACGATCCGGGGGAGGCTCTGAGCAGCGCGCTGTCGGACCGGGACGAGGCTGTGACCAA GGCCCTGGAACTGTCCCTGGAGCTCGGCCGCGTCTCCCTGGAGCGGGACTCTCTGTCCCGGGAGCTGATGCGCACCATCCGCCAGAAGGTGGCGCTGACgcaggagctggaggcctggcag GATGATATGCAGGTGGTGATTGGGCAGCAGCTGCGATCCCAGCGCCAGAAGGAGCTGAATGAGGCCGCTGCAGCCCCACGCCGTGCCAAGACCCGGTTCTCGCTGCGCGTAGGCCCTGGTCCAACAGGGGGCTTTCTCAGTAACTTCTTCCGAAGGACCTGA
- the Thoc6 gene encoding THO complex subunit 6 homolog — translation MERAAPLAAPLGQAEVFQALQRLHMTVFSQSVSPCGKFLAAGNNYGQIAIFSLSAALSSEAKEESKKPVVTFQAHDGPVYSMVSTDRHLLSAGDGEVKGWLWAEVLKKGCKELWRRQPPYRTSLEVPEINALLLIPKENALVLAGGDCQLHSMDLETGTFTRALKGHTDYIHCLALRERSPEVLSGGEDGTVRLWDLRTAKEVQTIEVYKHEECSRPHNGRWIGCLATDSDWMVCGGGPALTLWHLRSSTPTTVFPMRAPQKHVTFYQDLILSAGQGCCVNQWQLSGELKAQVPGSSPGLLSLSLNQQPAAPECKVLTAAGNSCRVDVFTNLGYRAFSLSF, via the exons ATGGAGCGTGCTGCGCCGCTCGCCGCGCCCCTGGGTCAG GCAGAAGTGTTTCAGGCCCTACAGCGGCTGCACATGACCGTCTTCTCCCAGAGCGTCTCGCCTTGTGGGAAGTTTCTGGCTGCTGGCAACAATTACGGACAGATTGCCATCTTCAG CTTGTCTGCCGCTTTGAGTTCAGAAGCcaaagaagaaagtaagaaaCCCGTGGTGACCTTCCAAG CCCATGATGGGCCTGTCTACAGCATGGTCTCCACGGATCGCCATCTGCTCAGTGCTGGGGACGGGGAGGTGAAAGGCTGGCTGTGGGCAGAGGTCCTGAAGAAG GGCTGCAAGGAACTGTGGCGCCGTCAGCCCCCATACAG GACCAGCTTGGAAGTGCCCGAGATCAATGCCTTGCTGCTCATCCCTAAG GAGAATGCCCTTGTTCTGGCTGGGGGAGACTGTCAGCTGCACTCCATGGATTTGGAAACGGGGACCTTCACG CGGGCCCTCAAGGGCCACACAGACTACATCCATTGCCTGGCACTTCGGGAACGCAGCCCCGAGGTGCTGTCAGGTGGCGAGGACGGGACTGTGCGGCTCTGGG ATCTCCGCACAGCCAAAGAGGTCCAGACCATCGAAGTCTATAAGCATGAG GAATGCTCAAGGCCCCACAATGGGCGCTGGATTGGATGCTTGGCCACTGACTCAGACTGGATG GTCTGTGGAGGGGGCCCAGCCCTCACCCTCTGGCACCTCCGGTCCTCCACACCCACCACTGTCTTCCCCATGCGGGCACCACAGAAGCATGTCACCTTCTATCAGGACCTG ATTCTGTCAGCTGGCCAGGGCTGCTGTGTCAACCAGTGGCAGCTGAGTGGGGAGCTCAAGGCCCAAGTGCCTGGCTCTTCTCCAGGCctgctcagcctcagcctcaatCAGCAGCCCGCAGCCCCGGAATGCAAG GTCCTGACTGCTGCTGGCAACAGCTGCCGGGTAGATGTCTTCACCAATTTGGGCTATCGAGCCTTTTCTCTGTCCTTCTGA
- the Hcfc1r1 gene encoding host cell factor C1 regulator 1: MILQQPLERSPPGRAPHDPRATLGATRGLDAREPLHKQFPSEENMATHFSRLSLHNDHPYCSPPMALPPALPSLRSPCSELLLWRYPGSLIPEALRLLRLGNSASAYYPAPAAADVMEL, from the exons ATGATCCTGCAACAGCCCCTGGAACGAAGCCCCCCAGGGCGAGCCCCGCATGACCCGCGGGCCACCTTGGGGGCGACTCGGGGCCTGGACGCCAG GGAACCTTTGCACAAGCAGTTCCCTTCCGAGGAGAATATGGCCACCCACTTCTCCCGACTCAGCCTACATAATGACCATCCTTACTGCAGCCCCCCCATGGCCTTACCCCCAGCCCTGCCGTCACTGAG AAGCCCTTGCTCAGAGCTGCTTCTCTGGCGCTACCCTGGAAGCCTGATCCCTGAGGCCCTCCGTCTGCTGAGGCTGGGAAATAGCGCCAGCGCCTACTACCCTGCACCCGCAGCCGCGGACGTCATGGAGCTCTGA
- the Tnfrsf12a gene encoding tumor necrosis factor receptor superfamily member 12A — protein MAGVCRCPSPRLLVLGFGLALLRAAAGEQAPGPAPCSSGSSWSADLDKCMDCATCPARPHSDFCLGCAAAPPAHFRWLWPILGGVLCLAVLLALISGFLVWRRCRRREKFTTPIEETGGEGCPGVALIQ, from the exons ATGGCCGGCGTGTGTCGGTGCCCTTCGCCGCggctcctggtgctgggattcgGGCTGGCGCTCCTGCGCGCCGCGGCTGGGGAGCAGGCGCCAG gccccgccccctgctCCAGCGGCAGCTCGTGGAGCGCGGACCTGGACAAGTGCATGGACTGCGCGACGTGCCCCGCGCGACCGCACAGCGACTTCTGCCTAGGCT GCGCTGCTGCACCTCCCGCCCACTTCCGGTGGCTTTGGCCCATCCTGGGGGGCGTCCTGTGCCTGGCCGTATTGCTGGCACTAATTTCTGGTTTCCTGGTCTGGAGACGGTGCCGCAGGAGAGAAAAGTTTACTA CCCCCATAGAGGAGACTGGTGGAGAGGGCTGCCCAGGTGTGGCGCTGATCCAGTGA
- the Cldn6 gene encoding claudin-6, producing MASAGLQILGIVLTLFGWVNALVSCALPLWKVTAFIGNSIVVAQVVWEGLWMSCVVQSTGQMQCKVYDSLLALPQDLQAARALCVIALLLALLGLLVYLAGAKCTTCVEDKDSKARLVLASGIIFLISGVLTLIPICWTAHAIIQDFYNPLVADAQKRELGASLYLGWAASGLLLLGGGLLCCTCPSGGSRGPSHYMARYSASAPHSPSRGPSEYPTKNYV from the coding sequence ATGGCCTCTGCCGGTCTGCAGATCTTGGGGATCGTCCTGACGTTGTTTGGCTGGGTAAATGCCCTGGTGTCATGTGCCCTGCCCTTGTGGAAGGTGACAGCCTTCATCGGAAACAGCATCGTGGTGGCGCAGGTGGTGTGGGAGGGGCTGTGGATGTCCTGCGTGGTGCAGAGCACGGGGCAGATGCAGTGCAAGGTGTACGACTCGCTGCTGGCGCTGCCCCAGGACCTGCAGGCCGCCCGGGCCCTCTGCGTCATCGCCCTCCTGCTGGCCCTCCTGGGCCTGCTGGTCTACCTCGCCGGCGCCAAGTGCACCACCTGTGTGGAAGACAAGGACTCCAAGGCTCGCCTGGTGCTCGCTTCTGGGATCATCTTTCTCATCTCCGGGGTCTTGACCCTCATCCCCATCTGCTGGACTGCACACGCCATCATCCAGGACTTCTACAACCCCCTGGTGGCTGATGCCCAAAAGCGGGAGCTGGGAGCCTCCCTTTACCTGGGCTGGGCAGCctcaggcctcttgctgctgggtGGGGGGCTGCTGTGCTGCACCTGCCCCTCCGGAGGGTCCCGCGGTCCCAGCCATTACATGGCCCGCTACTCAGCATCTGCTCCGCATTCCCCCTCTCGAGGGCCCTCCGAGTACCCCACCAAGAATTACGTGTGA
- the Cldn9 gene encoding claudin-9: MASAGLELLGMTLAVLGWLGTLVCCALPLWKVTAFIGNSIVVAQVVWEGLWMSCVVQSTGQMQCKVYDSLLALPQDLQAARALCVVALLLALLGLLVAITGAQCTTCVEDEGAKARIELTAGILLLLAGILVLIPVCWTAHAVIQDFYNPLVAEALKRELGASLYLGWAAAALLMLGGGLLCCTCPPTQFERPRGPRLGYSIPSRSGASGLDKRDYV, from the coding sequence ATGGCTTCTGCGGGGCTTGAACTCCTGGGGATGACCCTGGCCGTGCTGGGTTGGCTAGGAACCCTGGTGTGCTGTGCCCTGCCCTTGTGGAAGGTGACAGCCTTCATCGGAAACAGCATCGTGGTGGCGCAGGTGGTGTGGGAGGGGCTGTGGATGTCCTGCGTGGTGCAGAGCACGGGGCAGATGCAGTGCAAGGTGTACGACTCGCTGCTGGCGCTGCCCCAGGACCTGCAGGCCGCCCGGGCCCTCTGCGTCGTCGCCCTCCTGCTGGCCCTCCTGGGCCTGCTGGTGGCCATCACGGGTGCCCAGTGTACCACATGTGTGGAAGACGAAGGTGCCAAGGCCCGCATTGAGCTCACCGCgggcatcctcctcctcctcgcggGCATCCTGGTGCTGATCCCTGTCTGCTGGACTGCCCACGCCGTCATCCAGGACTTCTATAACCCGCTCGTGGCAGAAGCCCTCAAGCGAGAGCTGGGGGCCTCCCTCTACCTGGGTTGGGCGGCAGCTGCATTACTCATGCTGGGTGGGGGGCTCCTCTGTTGTACATGTCCCCCAACCCAGTTTGAACGGCCCCGTGGGCCTAGGCTGGGCTACTCCATTCCATCCCGCTCAGGAGCGTCGGGACTGGACAAGCGGGATTACGTATGA